One Jeotgalicoccus saudimassiliensis DNA window includes the following coding sequences:
- a CDS encoding alanine/glycine:cation symporter family protein, with protein METVVTFFNDIVWSAALVILLVVTGLYFSIRMRLFQVRYIVDMVRLMFKGGKSADGISSFQAIAVSLAGRVGTGNIVGVSTAIFIGGPGAVFWMWLIAFLGAGSAFVESTLAQIYKQKEDGQYRGGPAYYIEKGIGGTFGKYYALLFAVVTVLACGLLLPGIQSNSISSAATNALPMLDGWMIGVFLIVILAVVIFGGIRSIANVATAAVPFMAIAYIIVAVTIVIMNISEVPALFGLIFRSAFGLEQQFAGTVGAMIMIGVKRGLYSNEAGQGTGAHAAGAAEVSHPAKQGLVQSFSVYVDTLFVCTATALMILMTGMYNVSDGDGGLIIDNGVYQTNAEGEKDVSGTVTFTQAGIDSAFHGMDNFQEGFIGFGSYFIAFALLFFCYTTMLAYYYIAETNLVYMLKGRMPWLKIVLGIVLIGSAFYGTVSTADLAWQMGDLGVGLMAWINVIAILILQKPALKAFRDYERQYKLQKQGKIDEIVFEPTRDEFKDHNFWVDEYPRRNEEGYDYPDRN; from the coding sequence ATGGAGACAGTTGTAACGTTTTTTAACGACATCGTCTGGAGTGCGGCACTCGTCATACTTCTCGTTGTCACAGGGTTGTACTTCTCAATTCGCATGAGATTGTTTCAGGTGCGATACATAGTCGACATGGTCCGTTTAATGTTTAAAGGCGGGAAATCAGCTGATGGAATTTCAAGTTTCCAGGCAATTGCTGTATCATTGGCAGGGCGTGTTGGAACAGGTAACATCGTCGGTGTTTCTACGGCAATCTTTATCGGGGGTCCAGGTGCAGTATTCTGGATGTGGCTCATCGCCTTCCTTGGTGCAGGCAGTGCATTCGTAGAGTCGACACTGGCACAGATTTACAAACAGAAAGAGGATGGACAGTACCGCGGGGGGCCGGCGTACTACATCGAAAAGGGGATCGGTGGAACGTTTGGTAAGTACTACGCTTTGCTTTTCGCAGTAGTAACAGTACTTGCGTGCGGTCTGTTACTTCCAGGTATTCAGTCCAACTCAATTTCAAGTGCAGCAACAAACGCACTGCCGATGCTTGATGGCTGGATGATTGGTGTATTCTTAATCGTCATTCTGGCAGTAGTTATTTTCGGCGGTATCCGTTCAATTGCAAACGTTGCGACAGCAGCAGTGCCGTTTATGGCAATTGCATATATCATCGTGGCGGTAACAATCGTAATTATGAACATTTCAGAAGTACCGGCTTTATTCGGTTTAATCTTCAGAAGTGCATTCGGTCTTGAACAGCAGTTCGCAGGTACAGTTGGTGCCATGATTATGATCGGTGTCAAACGCGGATTGTACTCAAACGAAGCAGGTCAGGGTACAGGCGCTCACGCAGCAGGTGCTGCTGAAGTATCTCACCCGGCGAAACAGGGTCTTGTTCAGTCATTCTCTGTATACGTCGATACTTTATTCGTATGTACAGCAACAGCACTGATGATTTTAATGACAGGTATGTATAACGTGTCTGACGGCGACGGCGGACTCATTATAGATAACGGTGTGTATCAGACGAACGCTGAAGGCGAGAAAGATGTTTCCGGTACGGTTACATTTACTCAAGCTGGTATCGACAGCGCGTTCCACGGCATGGATAACTTCCAGGAAGGCTTTATTGGATTCGGTTCATACTTCATCGCATTCGCGCTTCTGTTCTTCTGTTATACGACGATGCTCGCGTATTACTATATAGCAGAGACGAATCTGGTATATATGCTTAAAGGCAGAATGCCGTGGCTGAAAATTGTACTTGGGATTGTATTAATCGGTTCAGCGTTCTACGGTACGGTTTCAACAGCAGACCTCGCATGGCAGATGGGTGACCTCGGTGTAGGACTGATGGCGTGGATTAACGTTATCGCGATACTCATCCTGCAAAAACCGGCACTCAAAGCATTCAGAGATTACGAGCGTCAGTATAAACTGCAGAAGCAGGGCAAAATTGACGAGATTGTCTTTGAGCCGACTCGCGATGAATTTAAAGATCACAACTTCTGGGTGGATGAATATCCAAGAAGAAATGAAGAAGGCTATGACTATCCGGACAGAAATTAA
- the pheS gene encoding phenylalanine--tRNA ligase subunit alpha yields METMQLEFSEKLSAIDNSKALNELRVEYLGKKGKVTGLMKEMKNLSNEERPAYGQKVNELRNTIEGQIAELEAELSKKALEEKLAAETIDVTLPGRTLEIGGSNPIDRIVEDIEDFFIGLGYEIKEGYEVEQDYYNFEALNLPKSHPARDMQDSFYISEDILLRTHTSPVQARTLEAQKGEGPVKIICPGKVYRRDSDDATHSHQFTQIEGLVVDKNIRLSDLKGTLELFAKEIFGSEREVRLRPSYFPFTEPSVEVDISCFKCKGSGCNVCKQTGWIEILGAGMVHPNVLEMAGFDSKEYSGFAFGMGPDRVAMLKYGIEDIRHLYTNDLRFIDQFIPTEDGGEQ; encoded by the coding sequence ATGGAAACAATGCAGCTTGAATTCAGCGAAAAATTAAGCGCAATTGATAACAGTAAAGCATTGAACGAACTGCGTGTTGAATATTTAGGTAAAAAAGGTAAAGTAACAGGGTTAATGAAAGAGATGAAAAATCTCTCAAACGAAGAACGTCCGGCATACGGTCAAAAGGTCAACGAACTTCGTAACACAATCGAAGGACAGATCGCTGAACTTGAAGCGGAACTGTCTAAAAAAGCACTTGAAGAAAAACTTGCTGCTGAAACAATCGACGTTACATTACCGGGACGCACGCTTGAAATCGGCGGCTCAAACCCGATTGACCGCATCGTTGAGGATATTGAAGATTTCTTTATCGGCTTAGGTTATGAAATTAAAGAAGGTTATGAGGTCGAGCAGGATTACTACAACTTCGAGGCGCTGAATCTGCCGAAATCACACCCGGCGCGCGACATGCAGGACAGTTTCTACATTTCTGAAGATATTCTCCTGCGTACGCACACATCTCCGGTGCAGGCGCGTACGCTTGAAGCGCAAAAAGGTGAAGGGCCGGTTAAAATTATCTGCCCCGGTAAAGTGTACCGCCGCGACAGCGATGACGCGACGCATTCACACCAGTTCACACAGATTGAAGGGCTTGTAGTCGATAAAAACATCCGCCTCAGCGATTTAAAAGGAACGCTTGAATTATTCGCGAAAGAAATTTTCGGCAGCGAAAGAGAAGTTCGTCTTCGTCCAAGTTATTTCCCGTTCACAGAGCCGAGTGTTGAAGTCGATATTTCATGTTTCAAATGTAAAGGTTCCGGCTGTAACGTGTGTAAGCAGACGGGCTGGATTGAAATTTTAGGTGCCGGCATGGTGCACCCGAACGTACTTGAAATGGCAGGATTCGACTCGAAAGAGTATTCCGGATTTGCATTCGGAATGGGACCTGACCGCGTGGCAATGCTGAAATACGGTATCGAAGATATCCGTCATTTATATACGAACGATTTACGATTCATTGATCAATTTATTCCGACAGAAGATGGAGGCGAACAGTAA
- a CDS encoding YhfC family intramembrane metalloprotease → MISQSEIIIMAVTGIAAVLLPFIFILILRRKFKIRWLPLLLGIAVFILFALVLEQIMHVLVLQPEPDGTIALISQSPWLYVLYGIFAAGIFEETGRLLAFLLTKRRYKDIDSAVSYGIGHGGIEAFAVVGLGMLNGIILSILINSGSDALSSLPVAQEDIIASQPWYMYAIAIAERILAISLHIGLSIIVFASVMMKGRWWLFPAAILLHALANTTAAMMQAGLLTNMYLMYSGFIVMSAVIISIAVRLVKYYRKSVYSL, encoded by the coding sequence ATGATTTCACAGTCGGAAATTATAATTATGGCAGTAACGGGCATCGCAGCGGTGCTGCTGCCGTTTATTTTTATATTGATATTAAGACGTAAATTCAAAATCAGATGGCTACCGCTGCTACTGGGAATCGCGGTGTTTATCCTGTTCGCGCTGGTACTTGAACAGATTATGCATGTTTTAGTGCTGCAGCCGGAACCGGACGGTACAATTGCATTGATCAGCCAATCACCGTGGCTCTACGTACTGTACGGCATATTTGCCGCCGGGATTTTTGAAGAGACCGGCCGCCTGCTTGCCTTCCTCCTCACGAAAAGGCGTTACAAGGATATCGACAGCGCCGTATCATACGGCATCGGCCACGGCGGCATCGAAGCGTTTGCAGTCGTCGGTCTCGGCATGTTAAATGGAATCATCCTGTCAATCCTCATAAATTCAGGATCGGACGCACTCAGCTCGCTCCCCGTCGCACAGGAGGACATAATCGCGAGCCAGCCCTGGTACATGTACGCAATCGCAATCGCTGAACGGATTCTCGCAATCAGTCTGCACATCGGACTGTCAATTATCGTGTTCGCATCCGTAATGATGAAAGGCAGATGGTGGCTTTTCCCGGCAGCGATTCTTCTGCACGCGCTCGCAAATACGACGGCGGCGATGATGCAGGCAGGTCTCCTCACGAATATGTACTTAATGTATTCAGGTTTTATCGTGATGAGTGCAGTAATAATTTCGATAGCAGTGCGCCTCGTCAAGTACTACAGAAAAAGTGTTTATTCACTGTAG
- a CDS encoding TrmH family RNA methyltransferase: MVKEVISSKDNTRIKNYRKLHTAKGRKKSEQFLIEGVHLVEEAVNYNQPVDVIIIEDGFNHELNIDKFKVLYVSRDVMKTLSTLDTPPGIAAVVNQQKPGKVDYNRVLLLEDIQDPGNLGTLIRTADAFGFKTVLVTPKSADPYNPKVLRGAQGSHFHLNILQREAAEAAEAFKGIKIGTSLNDAVYIDDFNKPDGDIMLVLGNEGQGLSDETLGMMDINAKINMPGSSESLNVAIAGAIMMHHFKS, translated from the coding sequence TTGGTAAAAGAAGTAATTTCTTCAAAAGATAACACGCGCATTAAAAATTACCGTAAGCTGCACACGGCAAAAGGACGCAAAAAGTCAGAACAGTTTTTAATCGAAGGTGTTCATTTAGTTGAAGAAGCGGTTAATTATAACCAGCCGGTCGATGTGATTATTATCGAAGACGGATTTAATCACGAATTAAATATCGATAAATTTAAAGTGCTCTACGTGTCCCGTGACGTCATGAAAACTTTATCGACACTGGACACGCCGCCGGGAATTGCTGCTGTTGTGAATCAGCAGAAACCGGGCAAAGTGGACTACAACAGAGTGCTGCTGCTTGAAGATATACAGGATCCGGGGAACCTCGGCACACTGATCCGGACAGCTGACGCATTCGGTTTTAAAACAGTACTGGTTACGCCGAAAAGTGCAGACCCGTACAATCCGAAAGTACTGCGCGGTGCGCAGGGGAGTCATTTCCACCTGAATATTTTACAGCGTGAAGCAGCGGAAGCAGCCGAAGCATTTAAAGGTATTAAAATCGGCACGTCGCTGAACGATGCTGTGTACATCGACGACTTCAACAAGCCGGACGGTGATATTATGCTCGTACTCGGCAATGAAGGCCAGGGCCTGTCAGATGAAACACTCGGTATGATGGATATCAACGCGAAGATTAATATGCCCGGTTCAAGCGAGAGCTTAAACGTCGCAATTGCCGGTGCTATCATGATGCATCATTTTAAATCTTGA
- the pheT gene encoding phenylalanine--tRNA ligase subunit beta yields MRVSREWLETFIDINVPTNELAESITRGGIEVDDIIDYTADIKKLVVGYVKSVKPHPEADRLNLCEVDTGEETTQIVCGAPNVKADSYVIVSKVGGRLPGGIKIKRAKLRGEVSEGMICSLEEIGVKEEYVPAEYQGGIFMFNGEPAPGTEALEALYLDDQVLEFDLTPNRKDALSMIGAAYETRALFGGEVEVPETAVSEIDDVVTVAIENEDAEAVPFYAAREVRGVEIKPAPLWMQIRLIKAGIRPINNVVDISNYVLMEYGQPLHMFDRDQIGSDKIVTRKAREDEKFTTLDGKERTLTAEDIVITNGDATIALAGVMGGLDSEVTDNTVNVVIESALFEPVKIRKTSSRLNLRSEASQRFEKGVSHEFILPAVNRAAYLLEKYAGGKTLKGIASDGELNLEPGVIRTSADFINNRLGTELTVAEILGTLQKLGLGAEEENGAIDVIIPSRRDDLKIPEDISEEVARIFGYDNIPSTLPEYSTITPGRLSDEQHEVRVIKRQLNAQGFSQAINYALTSKKRIGEFSPLTESLQLLMPMSEDRAVLRTSLVPHLVDNATYNVNRQQKNVSLFEIGKIFDTNGQDQLPDEIEMLAGIVTGEQHKTAWTNTSVPSDFYTVKGVLESLFEKLGLVDRVTYKQSAAHDELHPGRTADVLLDDKVIGFAGELHPQYAEDHDLGQTAVFEINLAEVLKVKTGSILYDILPKYPSVSRDVALEVSSDVNVSEIISEIRAAAPKYLEDVYPFDIYDGEHMADGKKSVALHLTYLNREKTLTDKDIEALHTPVEDALKAAGYILRG; encoded by the coding sequence ATGAGAGTATCTAGAGAGTGGCTTGAGACGTTTATCGATATTAACGTGCCGACGAACGAACTTGCTGAAAGCATTACGCGCGGCGGGATTGAAGTCGACGATATTATCGATTACACAGCAGATATTAAAAAACTTGTTGTCGGCTATGTGAAGTCGGTTAAACCGCACCCGGAAGCGGACCGTTTAAACTTATGCGAAGTCGATACAGGCGAAGAAACGACGCAGATTGTCTGCGGTGCGCCAAACGTTAAAGCCGACAGCTACGTCATCGTGTCAAAAGTCGGCGGCAGACTGCCGGGCGGCATTAAAATTAAACGCGCGAAACTCCGCGGTGAAGTGTCAGAAGGCATGATCTGTTCACTGGAAGAAATCGGTGTGAAAGAAGAATACGTACCGGCTGAATACCAGGGCGGCATTTTCATGTTCAACGGTGAACCGGCACCTGGTACCGAAGCACTTGAAGCGCTGTATTTGGACGACCAGGTGCTCGAGTTCGACTTAACGCCAAACCGTAAAGATGCGCTGTCGATGATCGGTGCAGCTTACGAAACACGTGCATTATTCGGCGGGGAAGTGGAAGTACCTGAAACGGCAGTTTCGGAAATCGATGATGTCGTCACTGTTGCTATTGAAAACGAAGACGCTGAAGCCGTACCGTTTTATGCGGCACGTGAAGTGCGCGGCGTTGAAATTAAACCTGCGCCGTTATGGATGCAGATCCGTTTAATCAAAGCGGGCATCCGTCCGATTAACAACGTCGTTGATATTTCAAACTACGTGTTAATGGAATACGGTCAGCCGCTTCATATGTTCGACCGCGATCAGATTGGTTCTGACAAAATTGTTACGCGTAAAGCGCGTGAAGACGAGAAGTTCACGACGCTCGACGGTAAGGAACGCACGCTGACAGCTGAAGATATCGTAATCACAAACGGCGACGCGACGATTGCACTTGCAGGTGTTATGGGCGGTCTCGATTCGGAAGTAACGGATAACACAGTGAACGTTGTAATTGAGTCTGCATTATTCGAACCCGTTAAAATCCGTAAGACGAGCAGCCGTCTGAACTTACGCAGTGAAGCATCACAGCGTTTTGAAAAAGGCGTGTCACACGAATTTATTTTACCGGCGGTAAACCGCGCGGCGTATTTACTTGAAAAATATGCAGGCGGTAAGACGCTTAAAGGCATCGCATCAGACGGTGAACTGAACCTTGAGCCGGGTGTCATCCGGACATCTGCGGACTTTATCAATAACCGCCTCGGTACTGAACTGACAGTGGCTGAAATTCTCGGCACACTGCAGAAACTTGGATTGGGTGCCGAGGAAGAGAACGGCGCAATCGACGTGATTATTCCGTCACGCCGCGACGATTTGAAAATTCCGGAAGACATTTCTGAAGAGGTGGCGCGTATTTTCGGTTACGACAACATTCCGTCAACGCTCCCAGAATACTCGACGATTACACCGGGCCGTTTATCGGATGAGCAGCACGAAGTCCGCGTCATTAAACGCCAGCTGAACGCACAGGGATTCTCTCAGGCGATAAACTACGCGTTAACGAGCAAAAAGCGCATCGGTGAATTCTCGCCGCTGACGGAGTCTCTTCAATTATTAATGCCGATGAGTGAAGACCGCGCAGTACTCCGCACGTCGCTTGTGCCGCACCTTGTGGACAACGCGACGTACAACGTGAACCGCCAGCAGAAAAATGTATCGCTGTTTGAAATCGGCAAAATTTTCGATACGAACGGCCAGGATCAGCTGCCGGACGAAATCGAAATGCTCGCGGGAATTGTGACCGGCGAACAGCACAAAACTGCATGGACGAACACGTCGGTGCCGTCTGATTTCTACACTGTGAAAGGTGTGCTGGAATCATTGTTTGAAAAACTCGGTCTCGTGGACCGCGTGACTTACAAACAGTCGGCGGCACACGATGAACTGCATCCGGGACGTACGGCAGACGTACTCTTAGATGATAAAGTGATCGGTTTCGCAGGTGAACTGCACCCGCAGTACGCTGAAGACCATGACCTTGGACAGACAGCAGTATTCGAAATTAATCTTGCGGAAGTACTGAAAGTCAAGACGGGCAGCATTCTTTACGACATCCTGCCTAAATATCCGTCAGTATCACGCGACGTGGCGCTTGAAGTTTCGAGCGACGTGAACGTATCTGAAATTATTTCGGAGATCCGTGCAGCTGCGCCGAAATATCTCGAAGACGTTTATCCGTTTGATATTTACGACGGCGAGCACATGGCAGACGGTAAGAAATCCGTTGCGCTGCACTTAACATATTTAAACAGAGAAAAAACGCTGACAGATAAAGACATCGAAGCCCTTCACACTCCGGTGGAAGACGCATTGAAAGCAGCGGGCTATATTTTAAGAGGATAG
- a CDS encoding CvpA family protein, whose product MTLILLIILIIGLIAGYRRGAVLQFMHFIGTISAIIIASLNYEALGSRFYLVMPYPSTAQGNIMLSDVSNSEYAYYYMFAFFLIFIVSKIIIQIIVSGFDYLQQITSAGLIPGIIGTVLGLIEVVYVLVVILFFVATIPYMPVQEALAESGIASFIVEHTFIVSDKLIEWIQVES is encoded by the coding sequence ATGACTTTGATACTTCTAATTATACTTATAATCGGGCTGATTGCCGGTTACCGCCGCGGTGCAGTGCTGCAGTTTATGCACTTTATCGGGACGATTTCCGCGATCATCATTGCTTCATTAAATTATGAAGCGCTCGGCAGCAGGTTTTATTTAGTGATGCCGTACCCGTCGACAGCACAGGGGAATATTATGCTGTCAGACGTGAGCAATTCTGAATATGCTTATTATTATATGTTTGCATTCTTTCTAATTTTTATCGTCAGTAAAATTATTATTCAGATTATCGTCAGCGGATTTGATTACCTGCAGCAGATTACTTCTGCAGGACTCATTCCAGGCATAATCGGTACTGTGCTCGGCTTAATCGAAGTCGTGTACGTCCTCGTTGTCATTTTGTTTTTCGTCGCAACGATTCCATACATGCCGGTTCAGGAAGCGCTGGCGGAGTCGGGCATTGCGTCATTTATCGTTGAACACACATTTATAGTATCGGACAAATTAATAGAATGGATACAAGTAGAGTCATAG
- the zapA gene encoding cell division protein ZapA, producing MGERKTRIAVKIYNEYYTLVGTDSEEHLRKVAEEVDSNITAIASNSPGLDTTRKAVLTACNIMDDYIKLKEKYEALEKEHSALKKGN from the coding sequence ATGGGCGAGAGAAAAACACGCATTGCTGTAAAAATATATAACGAATATTATACGCTGGTCGGCACAGACAGTGAGGAGCACCTCAGGAAGGTTGCGGAGGAAGTCGACAGCAATATTACAGCGATTGCTTCAAACAGTCCGGGGCTCGACACGACGAGAAAAGCGGTGCTTACGGCTTGTAATATTATGGATGATTATATAAAGTTAAAAGAAAAATACGAGGCGCTGGAAAAAGAACACAGTGCGCTTAAAAAAGGAAACTAG
- a CDS encoding M42 family metallopeptidase → MDKQLEMLKDLTDVNGIAGFESEVKQKMKNYLEPVSNEIIEDNLGGVYGKKNAKNGSKTILVAGHLDEIGFMVTEIDKNGFLKFTPVGGWWNQVMLSQRMHITTGEGKIITGVIGSKPPHVLSASERKKPVEIKDMFIDIGVASKEEVEEAGIMPGDMVTPASEFEEMTNKNYLLAKAWDNRYGVALSIDVMKNLEKENIDINFVGGATVQEEVGLRGAKVGANKVNPDLAIAVDVGLAMDTPGMKSSNGTGDLGKGPLVLLMDGSMIGHVPFRKHVMAVAKDKDIPVQLQVITGGGTDAGSFHVSHDGIPSVVIGVPVRYMHSNVSIMHKEDYNNAVKLVTEVVKSLNDDKVDEIIW, encoded by the coding sequence ATGGATAAACAGCTTGAAATGCTAAAAGATTTAACAGACGTGAACGGCATCGCAGGATTTGAAAGCGAAGTAAAACAGAAGATGAAAAACTACCTCGAGCCGGTGAGCAATGAAATTATAGAAGATAACCTTGGCGGCGTGTACGGCAAAAAGAATGCGAAGAACGGCAGCAAAACGATTCTCGTTGCGGGTCACCTCGATGAAATCGGCTTTATGGTTACTGAAATCGACAAAAACGGCTTCCTGAAATTTACGCCGGTCGGCGGCTGGTGGAACCAGGTCATGCTGTCACAGCGCATGCACATTACGACGGGTGAAGGTAAAATAATTACCGGTGTAATCGGTTCTAAACCGCCGCACGTACTGTCGGCATCCGAGCGCAAGAAGCCGGTTGAAATTAAAGATATGTTTATCGATATCGGTGTCGCTTCAAAAGAGGAAGTGGAGGAAGCGGGTATTATGCCTGGAGACATGGTCACGCCGGCATCTGAGTTTGAAGAAATGACAAACAAAAACTACCTGCTCGCTAAAGCGTGGGATAACCGTTACGGTGTGGCGCTGTCAATTGACGTAATGAAAAACCTTGAAAAAGAAAATATCGACATTAACTTTGTCGGCGGTGCAACAGTGCAGGAGGAAGTCGGTTTACGCGGAGCAAAAGTCGGTGCGAATAAAGTAAATCCGGATCTTGCAATCGCGGTGGACGTCGGTCTCGCGATGGATACACCTGGAATGAAATCATCAAACGGTACAGGCGATCTCGGCAAAGGGCCGCTGGTATTATTAATGGACGGTTCGATGATCGGACATGTTCCTTTCAGAAAACACGTTATGGCAGTTGCCAAAGACAAAGATATCCCTGTACAATTACAGGTGATAACGGGCGGAGGTACTGACGCCGGTTCATTCCACGTATCACATGACGGCATTCCGTCGGTTGTCATTGGTGTTCCGGTACGCTACATGCATTCAAACGTATCAATTATGCATAAAGAAGACTACAACAACGCGGTTAAACTCGTAACTGAAGTAGTCAAATCATTAAACGACGATAAGGTGGACGAAATCATTTGGTAA
- the polX gene encoding DNA polymerase/3'-5' exonuclease PolX, with the protein MNKKDVIRLLEKIAVYMELNLENPFKVSAYRKAAASLETDGRTLDEIEDFSALKGIGKGTNEVITEFVRTGESPVLKELEDKVPSGLVRMLKLPTLGPKKIAKIHDALGISTLEDLKTACENQEVSALPGFGKKTEENILKSIETVLNRPERYPIARVLKFQKVITDVIETIPGVERYDMTGSGRRTKETSRDLDFIVKVEDYEMFTETMVSQPFVKHVVAQGDKKLSVEIEHDFDEINVDFRFVNGDEYISTLQHFTGSKDHNVKMRQIAKARGEKISEYGVETHDGVKTFSSEEEFYNYFELPYIPPAMRETGQETDIDVTEIIKHSDIKGDLHMHTVYSDGAYSVRDMVEAARRKGYSYIVITDHSKSLRVANGLSDERLLEQLAEIRAIDKEYDDIDVYSGTEMDILADGTLDYPDDILSQLDYVIAAIHSSFQQSEEDIMKRLKAAMDNPYVRHIAHPTGRLIGVRDGYPVNMDELFDYAKQTNTVLEINANPQRLDLSSDVIANRDVMFTVNTDAHHTDHLDFMKYGVDTLQKAFVKKSQVLNAMTREEFKAFINKSKQSDINE; encoded by the coding sequence ATGAATAAAAAAGATGTTATCAGACTGCTAGAGAAAATCGCAGTATATATGGAATTAAATCTGGAGAATCCTTTCAAGGTTTCTGCATACCGGAAAGCGGCGGCGTCACTTGAAACTGACGGCAGAACTCTCGATGAGATTGAGGACTTCAGTGCACTGAAAGGTATCGGTAAAGGGACGAACGAAGTCATTACCGAATTTGTCCGGACAGGCGAATCACCGGTATTAAAAGAATTGGAAGATAAAGTTCCGTCGGGCCTCGTCCGCATGCTGAAGCTGCCGACGCTCGGACCGAAGAAAATCGCGAAAATTCACGATGCACTCGGCATCAGCACACTGGAAGATTTAAAAACAGCATGTGAAAATCAGGAAGTCAGCGCGTTGCCGGGCTTTGGCAAAAAGACCGAAGAGAACATTTTAAAATCGATTGAAACGGTATTAAACAGACCGGAACGCTATCCGATCGCACGCGTCCTGAAATTCCAAAAAGTCATAACGGACGTTATCGAGACGATTCCGGGCGTGGAGCGTTACGACATGACAGGGAGCGGACGCCGGACGAAGGAAACGTCGCGGGATCTGGATTTTATCGTCAAAGTGGAAGACTATGAAATGTTTACGGAAACGATGGTCAGCCAGCCGTTTGTAAAACACGTCGTTGCACAGGGGGATAAAAAGCTCTCGGTTGAAATTGAACATGACTTCGATGAAATTAACGTCGACTTCAGATTTGTAAACGGCGATGAGTATATTTCAACGCTGCAGCACTTTACAGGTTCAAAGGACCACAACGTGAAAATGCGTCAGATCGCTAAAGCGCGTGGAGAGAAAATAAGCGAGTACGGTGTGGAAACGCATGACGGCGTCAAGACGTTCAGCTCGGAAGAAGAGTTTTACAACTACTTTGAGCTGCCGTACATTCCGCCGGCAATGCGTGAAACGGGGCAGGAAACCGATATCGACGTGACGGAAATTATTAAGCACAGTGATATCAAAGGGGACCTGCACATGCACACGGTCTACAGTGACGGTGCGTACAGTGTGCGCGACATGGTGGAAGCGGCGCGTCGGAAAGGCTACAGCTACATCGTCATTACCGACCACTCGAAAAGTCTGCGCGTGGCCAACGGCCTAAGCGACGAACGTCTGCTTGAGCAGCTCGCGGAAATCCGTGCCATCGACAAGGAGTACGACGACATCGATGTGTACAGCGGCACGGAAATGGACATACTCGCAGACGGCACGCTCGACTATCCGGACGATATACTCAGTCAGCTCGACTACGTAATCGCAGCGATTCATTCGAGTTTTCAGCAGTCGGAAGAAGATATTATGAAACGTCTGAAAGCGGCGATGGACAATCCGTACGTGCGGCACATTGCGCACCCGACGGGACGCCTTATCGGTGTCCGCGACGGCTATCCGGTAAACATGGATGAACTGTTCGATTACGCGAAACAGACCAATACGGTACTTGAAATCAACGCCAACCCGCAGCGCCTCGACTTATCGAGCGATGTGATCGCAAACCGCGACGTCATGTTTACAGTAAACACGGACGCGCACCATACCGACCATCTCGACTTTATGAAGTATGGCGTCGACACGCTGCAAAAAGCATTTGTGAAAAAATCTCAGGTGCTGAACGCAATGACGAGAGAAGAATTTAAAGCATTTATTAATAAAAGTAAGCAGAGTGATATAAATGAATGA